A segment of the SAR324 cluster bacterium genome:
AAAATGATCAAGTAATTCTTGCAATTGGGAACCAGGACACTGATGCTAATTCACTGGTTTTTCCCAATGGCTTTACTTTCGTAGGAGCCACTAGTGATCATTTAGTTTTAAATACTTCTAATTTAAAACTAAATATTGGAGCTGAATGCCGGATGAAAATGGATTATAATTCATTGATGAAAGTAATGAATTCTCCAACTGTGGAAAAGAAATATCTATAAAATACTTTTGAGTGGTTTAAACATAAAAATAATTGATTATCTTTGAATTTTAAATCAGTGAGAAAACTTTTATTTAGGTCTCTATTGAAGTAAATATTTGGATATCTTTATTCTATTTTAAATTCTTCCTTTCTATTTGTGCATGGAATCTTATCTTTTTGAGCTTGTTATTGTCTAAAAGTAAACTATTTTAGGGCACCACCTGAGCTATTGATTTAAATTGTGTTAACACATCCACCCCGTTCAAATCACACGAATCGTCTCATTAGTATCCAGCTTGTAGTCAGCCACCGCATTTGTTAAATGGATTGTATCATTTAGTTGGTAGTAGGTACGCTCAATTTGGGTAATGCTGGTACCACACTTGTCGGCAATTGAGCGAAAGTCCAAACCGCTAAAAATTTCCAAAATCCTCTGTCAAAATAAAAAGTGCATATTTTTAATTTGTCAGTACAGTTGTTATTACCGATCTAAATAATAGTATTGGTGCTTTTGAGTGGTTTGAGGCTTGATGTCGCTCAATCGGTTTAAAT
Coding sequences within it:
- a CDS encoding alanine/ornithine racemase family PLP-dependent enzyme — protein: PWAFSNNNLNQINELRLGESILLGRDPISGNPIQGLYTDAFTLISEVIESKRKPELIKTPSAKIISNYLKKNDQVILAIGNQDTDANSLVFPNGFTFVGATSDHLVLNTSNLKLNIGAECRMKMDYNSLMKVMNSPTVEKKYL